A genomic segment from Clarias gariepinus isolate MV-2021 ecotype Netherlands chromosome 11, CGAR_prim_01v2, whole genome shotgun sequence encodes:
- the ca4b gene encoding carbonic anhydrase 4b isoform X2: MMQILKLLAVLVYVLGMTWAADWCYKSQVSHNICKGPDEWKDIVPTCGSKNQSPVNIETKRVVINNLTPFSFQGYQHTFHSVITNNGHTVKVNVSDEAVISNAGLVGNYKAVEVHFHWGKNGGPGSEHTIDEEQYPMEDKYNSVQEATKDPNGLAVLGFLYQESDTEDKKYGSIINALNIIKFPGNQTQLDSLSLAMLIPPLHNLTRYFRYKGSLTTPDCAEVVIWTVFENTIKLSKEQLKTFSSVWFKNGTALTETFRPVQPLNDRVIFYSGSHVASVSTALVISMLIITFYTV, from the exons ATGATGCAAATCTTAAAGTTGTTAGCTGTTTTGGTCTATGTGTTGGGAATGACTTGGGCTgcag ATTGGTGCTATAAATCTCAAGTCTCCCATAATATTTGCAAAG GACCAGACGAATGGAAGGACATAGTACCAACCTGTGGCAGTAAAAACCAGTCACCTGTTAACATTGAAACAAAAAGGGTCGTTATTAACAACCTTACCCCATTTAGTTTTCAAGGTTACCAACATACTTTTCATAGTGTAATCACAAATAATGGTCACACAG TCAAGGTGAACGTGTCAGATGAAGCTGTGATTAGTAATGCAGGACTTGTAGGGAATTACAAAGCAGTGGAAGTGCATTTTCACTGGGGGAAAAATGGTGGGCCAGGATCAGAGCACACTATTGATGAAGAGCAGTACCCTATGGAG GACAAGTACAACTCTGTTCAAGAGGCTACTAAAGACCCAAATGGACTAGCAGTACTTGGATTTTTGTACCAG GAATCAGACACTGAAGACAAGAAATATGGGTCCATTATAAATGCGCTGAATATCATAAAATTCCCAG GCAACCAAACCCAATTAGATTCTCTGAGTTTGGCCATGCTTATTCCTCCCCTTCATAATCTGACTCGCTACTTCCGCTATAAAGGCTCTCTGACGACACCTGACTGTGCAGAGGTTGTCATTTGGACTGtatttgaaaacacaattaaacTTAGCAAGGAGCAA CTGAAGACATTCTCTAGTGTCTGGTTTAAAAATGGGACTGCCTTGACTGAAACATTTCGCCCGGTGCAGCCACTCAATGATCGAGTAATCTTTTATTCTGGTAGTCATGTTGCATCTGTCAGTACAGCACTGGTTATTAGTATGTTAATCATTACATTTTATACTGTTTAG
- the ca4b gene encoding carbonic anhydrase 4b isoform X1 gives MMQILKLLAVLVYVLGMTWAADWCYKSQVSHNICKGPDEWKDIVPTCGSKNQSPVNIETKRVVINNLTPFSFQGYQHTFHSVITNNGHTVKVNVSDEAVISNAGLVGNYKAVEVHFHWGKNGGPGSEHTIDEEQYPMEMHIVHIKDKYNSVQEATKDPNGLAVLGFLYQESDTEDKKYGSIINALNIIKFPGNQTQLDSLSLAMLIPPLHNLTRYFRYKGSLTTPDCAEVVIWTVFENTIKLSKEQLKTFSSVWFKNGTALTETFRPVQPLNDRVIFYSGSHVASVSTALVISMLIITFYTV, from the exons ATGATGCAAATCTTAAAGTTGTTAGCTGTTTTGGTCTATGTGTTGGGAATGACTTGGGCTgcag ATTGGTGCTATAAATCTCAAGTCTCCCATAATATTTGCAAAG GACCAGACGAATGGAAGGACATAGTACCAACCTGTGGCAGTAAAAACCAGTCACCTGTTAACATTGAAACAAAAAGGGTCGTTATTAACAACCTTACCCCATTTAGTTTTCAAGGTTACCAACATACTTTTCATAGTGTAATCACAAATAATGGTCACACAG TCAAGGTGAACGTGTCAGATGAAGCTGTGATTAGTAATGCAGGACTTGTAGGGAATTACAAAGCAGTGGAAGTGCATTTTCACTGGGGGAAAAATGGTGGGCCAGGATCAGAGCACACTATTGATGAAGAGCAGTACCCTATGGAG ATGCATATTGTTCACATAAAGGACAAGTACAACTCTGTTCAAGAGGCTACTAAAGACCCAAATGGACTAGCAGTACTTGGATTTTTGTACCAG GAATCAGACACTGAAGACAAGAAATATGGGTCCATTATAAATGCGCTGAATATCATAAAATTCCCAG GCAACCAAACCCAATTAGATTCTCTGAGTTTGGCCATGCTTATTCCTCCCCTTCATAATCTGACTCGCTACTTCCGCTATAAAGGCTCTCTGACGACACCTGACTGTGCAGAGGTTGTCATTTGGACTGtatttgaaaacacaattaaacTTAGCAAGGAGCAA CTGAAGACATTCTCTAGTGTCTGGTTTAAAAATGGGACTGCCTTGACTGAAACATTTCGCCCGGTGCAGCCACTCAATGATCGAGTAATCTTTTATTCTGGTAGTCATGTTGCATCTGTCAGTACAGCACTGGTTATTAGTATGTTAATCATTACATTTTATACTGTTTAG